In Alicyclobacillus macrosporangiidus CPP55, a single window of DNA contains:
- a CDS encoding glycosyl hydrolase family 18 protein — MRVYTVVAGDELRAIADRVEATTRDLVRWNELAGEDVLVPGLHLLVPGPATLAQTYRVRRGEDLTQAARRLGVSLEELESYSQIRQTTGPQWQAGQTVLVPRRVTQKRTIEVNGYLLPQGTPTDSGILQDVGRWLSYLSIFSYQARADGTLVETKDNIALEVAKRYGIAPLMTVSNFDGNTFNTELAHTILANGSIRRRLFDHIMRLARSKGFRGINVDFEHMRPTDRPLYNQFIRELGRIVRPAGMSLSIALGPKTSDDPMAQWMGAFDYRTLGAEVDFLMLMTYEWGWVGGPPMAVAPLNQVRAVLDYATSVIPPQKILMGISLYGYDWPLPYPAGGRASGIANNTAQNLAIREQVPIQWEHPSASPFFRYRTRELEERVVWFDDALSVSAKLNLVYEYNLRGVSYWVLGNSFPQNWYLLDDSFEVRKV, encoded by the coding sequence ATGCGCGTATACACCGTGGTGGCGGGCGACGAATTGCGCGCGATCGCTGACCGGGTCGAGGCCACCACGCGCGATCTCGTTCGCTGGAACGAGCTCGCGGGGGAAGACGTGTTGGTGCCGGGGTTACACCTGTTGGTGCCGGGGCCGGCGACCCTGGCGCAGACCTATCGGGTCCGCCGCGGCGAGGACCTGACGCAGGCCGCCCGGCGCCTCGGCGTGTCGCTCGAAGAGTTGGAGAGCTACAGCCAGATTCGCCAGACGACGGGGCCCCAGTGGCAGGCAGGGCAGACAGTGCTCGTGCCGCGCCGCGTGACCCAGAAACGGACCATCGAGGTCAACGGCTACCTGTTGCCGCAGGGCACGCCGACAGACTCCGGCATCCTGCAGGATGTGGGACGTTGGCTGAGCTATTTGAGCATCTTCAGCTACCAGGCGCGCGCCGACGGAACGCTGGTGGAAACGAAGGACAACATCGCCCTCGAGGTGGCCAAGCGATACGGCATCGCGCCCTTGATGACGGTGAGCAACTTCGACGGCAACACGTTCAACACCGAACTGGCGCACACCATCCTGGCCAACGGCAGCATCCGGCGCCGCCTCTTCGATCACATCATGCGCCTCGCGCGGTCGAAGGGGTTCCGCGGGATCAACGTCGACTTTGAGCATATGCGGCCGACCGACCGGCCCCTGTACAACCAGTTCATTCGAGAACTGGGCCGCATCGTCCGGCCCGCCGGGATGTCCCTGTCGATCGCGCTGGGCCCCAAGACCAGCGACGACCCGATGGCCCAGTGGATGGGCGCGTTCGACTACCGAACGCTCGGCGCCGAGGTGGACTTCCTGATGCTGATGACGTACGAGTGGGGTTGGGTCGGAGGGCCACCGATGGCCGTGGCGCCGCTCAACCAGGTGCGGGCAGTGCTCGACTATGCGACGTCCGTCATCCCGCCGCAGAAGATCCTGATGGGCATATCCCTCTACGGGTACGACTGGCCGCTGCCGTATCCGGCCGGCGGGCGCGCCTCCGGGATCGCCAACAACACCGCGCAGAACCTGGCCATCCGCGAGCAGGTGCCGATCCAGTGGGAACATCCGTCCGCGTCGCCCTTCTTCCGGTACCGCACGCGTGAGCTGGAGGAGCGGGTGGTGTGGTTCGACGACGCATTGAGCGTCTCCGCGAAGCTGAACCTCGTCTACGAATACAACCTGCGCGGGGTGAGCTACTGGGTGCTGGGGAACTCGTTTCCTCAGAATTGGTACCTACTGGATGATAGCTTCGAGGTCCGGAAGGTGTGA
- a CDS encoding long-chain-fatty-acid--CoA ligase, with protein sequence MTAERPWTKLYTAGLGAELGVAEESVIDLFEETVRRMPDAPAVLYFDRVISFGELNAWADRLAARFAAWGVGPGDRVGLYLQNDPEFLAAQYAAWKRGAIVVPLNPMFKEKELAYHLKDAGVRVLVSLASLYTDDAHRVAAEAGVQQVVLSGPVAPRSHEPLRDRPTPVSGVGAPEPAACFCAGESGAAGPAVVWLRDVLREEEPRPDVRVKVRPADVAYLIYTSGTTGQPKGAMNLHRNVAYNARVYQAWMEIGSGDVILGIAPVFHVTGIVGHIALSACTGAPLVLFHRFDPGVALDMMRRWRPTMTVGAITAYIALLNHPDSRRQDFASLRRCYSGGAPIPERVVAQFEDAFGVYIHNIYGLTETNSPTHAVPYGRRAPVDGESGALAIGVPVPGCDARVVSLDDPRVELPPGELGELAVRGPMVFSGYWGRPEATAQAFCDGYFLTGDVVRRDEDGWFYVVDRKKDVIIASGFKVWPREVEDVLYQHPAVREAAVVGVPDAYRGETVKAFVALKAEYEGQVSPDELVAFCRDRMAAYKYPRQVEILPELPKTATGKFLRRALRG encoded by the coding sequence ATGACCGCGGAGCGGCCGTGGACGAAGCTGTACACCGCGGGGCTCGGGGCGGAGCTGGGGGTGGCGGAGGAGAGCGTGATCGATCTCTTCGAAGAGACCGTCCGCCGCATGCCGGACGCCCCCGCGGTGCTGTATTTCGACCGGGTGATTTCCTTTGGCGAGCTGAACGCGTGGGCGGATCGGCTCGCGGCGCGGTTCGCGGCGTGGGGCGTCGGTCCTGGCGATCGGGTGGGGCTGTACCTGCAGAACGATCCGGAGTTTCTCGCGGCCCAGTACGCGGCCTGGAAACGCGGGGCCATCGTGGTGCCGCTCAACCCCATGTTCAAGGAGAAGGAGCTGGCGTACCACCTCAAGGACGCGGGGGTGCGGGTGCTGGTGAGCTTGGCCTCCCTCTACACCGACGACGCACACCGGGTGGCCGCCGAGGCCGGGGTGCAGCAGGTGGTGTTGAGTGGGCCTGTCGCTCCGCGCTCGCACGAGCCGCTTCGCGACAGGCCCACTCCCGTCTCGGGGGTCGGGGCGCCAGAGCCGGCGGCCTGCTTTTGCGCGGGGGAGTCGGGTGCGGCGGGACCGGCGGTGGTGTGGCTGCGCGACGTGCTGCGGGAGGAGGAGCCGCGGCCGGACGTGCGGGTGAAGGTCCGGCCGGCCGATGTCGCATACCTCATCTACACGTCGGGTACGACAGGCCAGCCCAAGGGCGCCATGAACCTGCACCGCAACGTCGCCTACAACGCGCGCGTGTACCAGGCGTGGATGGAGATCGGGAGCGGCGACGTGATCCTCGGGATCGCGCCTGTGTTTCATGTGACGGGCATCGTCGGGCACATCGCGCTGTCCGCCTGCACGGGGGCGCCGCTGGTCCTCTTTCACCGGTTCGATCCGGGGGTCGCCCTCGACATGATGCGCCGTTGGCGGCCGACGATGACGGTCGGCGCCATCACGGCGTACATCGCCCTGCTCAACCATCCGGACAGCCGCCGACAGGACTTTGCGTCCCTGCGCCGGTGCTACAGCGGCGGGGCACCCATCCCCGAGCGCGTCGTGGCGCAGTTTGAGGATGCTTTCGGGGTGTACATCCACAACATCTACGGGCTGACGGAGACCAACTCACCGACGCACGCGGTCCCGTACGGACGGCGTGCCCCTGTGGACGGCGAGAGCGGCGCCCTCGCCATCGGGGTGCCGGTGCCGGGCTGCGACGCGCGGGTGGTGTCCCTGGACGATCCGCGCGTGGAACTGCCCCCGGGTGAGCTGGGCGAGTTGGCCGTGCGCGGGCCGATGGTGTTCTCCGGATACTGGGGGCGGCCGGAGGCGACCGCCCAGGCGTTCTGTGACGGGTACTTCCTGACCGGCGACGTCGTCCGGCGAGACGAGGACGGGTGGTTCTACGTGGTCGATCGGAAGAAGGACGTCATCATCGCGTCGGGCTTTAAGGTCTGGCCGCGCGAGGTGGAGGACGTCCTGTACCAGCATCCGGCGGTGCGGGAAGCGGCGGTGGTGGGCGTCCCGGACGCGTACCGGGGCGAGACGGTCAAGGCCTTCGTCGCCCTGAAGGCGGAATACGAGGGACAGGTGTCGCCGGACGAGTTGGTGGCCTTCTGCCGCGATCGGATGGCGGCGTACAAGTACCCGCGGCAAGTGGAGATTTTGCCGGAGCTCCCGAAGACGGCGACGGGCAAGTTCTTGCGGCGGGCGCTGCGGGGATAG
- a CDS encoding GNAT family N-acetyltransferase: MDLTIKPLTPDLVDDYLHFFDHDAFPDGDEWAGCYCYYYHCCVSHSEWAGRFGDMNRRAVTELILRGQHHGLLAYDSNRVVGWCHAAPRHTLPRLAKMLNALDGTDTTVGSIVCFLVAPPYRGSGIARRLLNSCCEFMGNQGMTLLEAYPPKGNPQTAHYHGSQSMYLQAGFTPVAELEHYVVVQKPLRMD; encoded by the coding sequence ATGGATCTCACGATCAAGCCGCTTACACCAGATCTGGTCGATGATTATTTACATTTCTTCGATCACGATGCATTCCCGGATGGGGACGAGTGGGCCGGATGTTATTGCTATTATTACCATTGCTGTGTCTCCCACAGCGAGTGGGCTGGTCGCTTTGGAGACATGAATCGCCGAGCCGTCACTGAACTCATACTCAGGGGCCAACACCATGGACTTCTCGCCTATGACTCAAACAGAGTGGTCGGCTGGTGTCATGCAGCGCCTCGTCATACGCTTCCCCGATTGGCAAAGATGCTGAACGCCCTCGACGGGACCGATACAACGGTGGGTAGCATTGTGTGTTTTTTGGTTGCGCCACCTTACCGTGGAAGCGGAATTGCGCGCCGGCTCCTCAATTCCTGCTGTGAGTTCATGGGCAATCAAGGGATGACCTTGCTGGAAGCTTATCCGCCGAAAGGCAACCCGCAGACGGCTCACTACCATGGTTCGCAATCCATGTACCTTCAGGCTGGCTTTACTCCCGTTGCAGAATTAGAACATTACGTTGTTGTTCAAAAGCCCTTACGGATGGATTAG
- a CDS encoding CoA transferase subunit A codes for MKQKVVSKSDAIAHIRDGMSIMVGGFGLVGAPLELIDELYRQGQKDLTVISNNVGEPGKGLSRLLEAGRIRKAIGSYFTSNPVVGEHVLAGKLEVELMPQGTFIEAIRAGGAGIGGFYTRASAGTLLGEGKETKVIGGQTYVLEYALTADVALIRAHKADRLGNLVYRKTARNFNPVMATAAKLVIAEVDEVVEVGHFDPEVIVTPHLYVDFIVQRGGAA; via the coding sequence ATGAAACAGAAGGTCGTCTCAAAGTCGGACGCCATTGCTCATATCCGCGACGGCATGTCCATCATGGTCGGCGGGTTCGGCCTGGTGGGGGCGCCGCTGGAGCTGATCGACGAGCTGTACCGCCAGGGGCAGAAGGACCTGACGGTCATCAGCAACAACGTCGGGGAGCCGGGCAAGGGCTTGAGCCGCCTGCTGGAGGCCGGGCGGATCCGGAAGGCCATCGGATCGTACTTCACCAGCAACCCGGTGGTCGGGGAGCATGTACTCGCCGGAAAACTCGAGGTCGAGCTGATGCCGCAGGGGACGTTCATCGAGGCCATCCGCGCGGGCGGCGCCGGGATCGGCGGCTTTTATACACGTGCCTCGGCCGGGACCCTGCTCGGTGAGGGCAAGGAGACGAAGGTCATCGGCGGCCAGACGTACGTGTTGGAGTATGCCCTCACCGCCGACGTGGCCTTGATTCGGGCGCACAAAGCGGACCGGTTAGGCAACTTGGTCTATCGCAAGACGGCGCGCAACTTCAACCCGGTGATGGCGACCGCAGCGAAGCTGGTGATCGCCGAGGTGGATGAGGTCGTCGAGGTGGGCCACTTCGATCCGGAGGTCATCGTGACCCCCCATCTGTACGTCGATTTCATCGTGCAGCGGGGAGGTGCCGCGTGA
- a CDS encoding alcohol dehydrogenase catalytic domain-containing protein — MKRITCQQPGRFVADDVPEPARRTGEVLIRIRRIGICGTDIHAFHGRQPYFTYPRVLGHELAGTIAEIGDAEARATGLRPGDAVSVIPYLHCGECAACRSGRTNCCTRLEVLGVHTDGGMVEVLAVPATHVFPAVGLALDQAAVLEPLAIGAHAVRRSGIGPGQTALVIGAGPIGLGVMAFAKRRGPA; from the coding sequence ATGAAGCGCATCACATGCCAGCAGCCCGGGCGTTTCGTGGCCGACGACGTGCCAGAGCCGGCGCGACGGACGGGCGAGGTCCTCATCCGCATCCGCCGCATCGGGATCTGCGGTACGGACATCCACGCGTTTCACGGCCGGCAGCCGTACTTCACGTATCCGCGCGTGCTGGGGCACGAGTTGGCCGGGACCATCGCCGAGATCGGCGATGCGGAGGCTCGCGCCACCGGGTTGCGGCCGGGCGATGCGGTGTCGGTGATCCCGTACCTGCACTGCGGCGAGTGCGCGGCCTGCCGGAGCGGGCGGACGAACTGCTGCACGCGGTTGGAGGTGCTCGGTGTGCACACGGACGGCGGGATGGTGGAGGTTCTGGCGGTGCCCGCGACGCACGTGTTCCCGGCGGTGGGGTTGGCGCTCGACCAGGCGGCGGTGCTCGAGCCCCTCGCCATCGGTGCCCACGCCGTCCGCCGATCGGGGATCGGGCCCGGGCAGACCGCCCTCGTCATCGGCGCGGGGCCCATCGGCCTCGGCGTGATGGCGTTCGCCAAGCGGCGGGGGCCCGCGTGA
- a CDS encoding cyclase family protein yields MEIIDLTLQLQDGLKTFASHPRFTLLDQVTYEFSAPRYQPPCEGFASKLLIASDHGGTHVDAPSHFIKGGKDIHEVPLQQLIGPAVCIDVSDKAPDAVIDSAMLAHRCEERAIEIRQGDIVLLRAFPGRWGDPGFYEWQGINDDGAAWLQEKGIKALGMDLAMVDEVGNPKRPVHMRMLGADILLIENLVHLDRVANRRFLFIGLPLNVKGATASPIRAIAIPGKENALS; encoded by the coding sequence ATGGAGATCATCGATCTGACGCTTCAGCTGCAGGACGGGCTCAAAACGTTCGCGTCCCATCCAAGATTCACCCTGCTCGACCAGGTGACCTACGAGTTCTCGGCGCCTCGGTATCAACCGCCGTGCGAGGGGTTCGCGTCGAAGCTGCTGATCGCGTCCGATCACGGCGGCACCCACGTCGACGCCCCGTCCCACTTCATCAAGGGCGGGAAGGACATCCACGAGGTTCCGCTCCAGCAGTTGATAGGCCCGGCCGTGTGCATTGACGTGTCGGACAAGGCGCCGGATGCGGTCATCGACAGCGCCATGCTTGCACACCGGTGCGAGGAGCGCGCCATCGAGATTCGGCAGGGAGACATCGTGTTGTTGCGGGCGTTTCCCGGTCGGTGGGGTGACCCGGGTTTCTACGAGTGGCAGGGGATCAACGACGACGGCGCGGCGTGGCTGCAAGAGAAGGGCATCAAGGCACTGGGCATGGACCTCGCCATGGTCGACGAGGTGGGCAATCCGAAACGGCCTGTCCACATGCGGATGCTCGGGGCCGACATCCTCCTGATTGAAAACCTCGTCCACCTGGATCGGGTAGCTAACCGGCGGTTCCTCTTCATCGGGCTGCCGCTCAACGTCAAGGGGGCGACCGCATCGCCCATCCGCGCCATCGCCATCCCGGGGAAGGAGAACGCCCTTTCATGA
- the aceA gene encoding isocitrate lyase produces MTTGWMQAEAEQMARSWREDSRWWGIERPYTPEDVLRLRGSLHVEHTLARRGAEKLWRLIQEEPFIRALGALTGNQAVQQVKAGLKAIYVSGWQVAADANLAGSMYPDQSLYPSNSVPEVVARINRALRRADQIQSSEGGGGIDWFAPIVADAEAGFGGPLNVFEVTQWMIEAGAAGVHLEDQLSSEKKCGHMGGKVLIPTSHAVRNLVAARLAADVCGVPTVLIARTDAHSAKLLTSDVDDRDRPFLTGERTVEGFFRIRGGLEMAIARGLAYAPYADLIWCETSEPDLDEAREFAEGIHAKYPGKPLAYNCSPSFNWKRKLDERTIARFQEALAEMGYRFQFVTLAGFHTLNYSMFTLARGYRDRGMAAYAELQEAEFASERDGYTATKHQREVGTGYFDEVSRVVSGGLSSTTALEESTEVAQFH; encoded by the coding sequence ATGACGACAGGGTGGATGCAGGCGGAAGCGGAACAGATGGCGCGGTCGTGGCGGGAGGATTCGCGTTGGTGGGGGATCGAGCGGCCGTACACCCCGGAGGATGTGCTGCGGCTGCGCGGATCGCTGCACGTGGAGCACACCCTCGCGCGGCGCGGAGCAGAGAAGCTGTGGCGCCTCATCCAGGAGGAGCCGTTCATCAGGGCCCTCGGCGCCCTGACGGGGAACCAGGCCGTGCAGCAGGTGAAGGCCGGCCTGAAGGCGATCTACGTGAGCGGCTGGCAGGTGGCAGCGGACGCCAATCTGGCCGGCAGCATGTATCCCGACCAGAGCCTGTATCCGTCCAACAGCGTCCCGGAGGTGGTGGCGCGCATCAATCGCGCCCTGCGGAGGGCGGATCAGATTCAATCGAGCGAGGGTGGGGGCGGGATCGACTGGTTCGCGCCCATCGTGGCCGACGCCGAGGCGGGCTTCGGCGGGCCGCTCAACGTCTTCGAGGTGACTCAGTGGATGATCGAGGCCGGAGCCGCCGGAGTCCACCTGGAGGACCAACTGTCGTCGGAGAAAAAGTGCGGCCACATGGGCGGGAAGGTGCTCATTCCCACGTCGCACGCGGTGCGCAACCTGGTCGCCGCGCGCCTGGCAGCCGACGTGTGCGGGGTGCCGACCGTCCTCATCGCCCGCACCGACGCCCATTCCGCCAAGCTGTTGACGAGCGATGTGGACGATCGCGATCGACCCTTCCTCACCGGCGAGCGGACGGTGGAAGGGTTCTTCCGCATCCGCGGCGGGCTGGAGATGGCCATCGCGCGGGGCCTCGCGTATGCCCCCTACGCCGACCTCATCTGGTGCGAAACGTCTGAGCCGGACTTGGATGAGGCGCGCGAGTTCGCGGAGGGCATCCACGCCAAGTACCCGGGCAAACCGCTCGCCTACAACTGTTCGCCCTCGTTCAACTGGAAGCGCAAACTCGACGAGCGAACCATTGCCCGGTTCCAAGAGGCGTTGGCGGAGATGGGCTACCGGTTCCAGTTCGTCACCCTGGCCGGCTTCCACACCCTCAACTACAGCATGTTCACCCTCGCTCGGGGCTACCGGGACCGCGGCATGGCGGCCTACGCGGAGCTTCAGGAGGCGGAGTTTGCCAGCGAGCGGGACGGCTACACCGCGACCAAGCACCAGCGGGAGGTAGGCACTGGCTACTTCGACGAGGTGTCGCGGGTCGTCTCAGGCGGGTTGTCGTCGACCACGGCACTGGAGGAATCGACGGAGGTGGCGCAGTTCCACTGA
- a CDS encoding thiolase family protein — protein MAENVWLVAYVRTPIGRQGGALKRVRPDDLAAHVIRGVIERAGVDAAEVEDVFMGCANQAGEDNRNVARMGLLLAGLPEHVPGVTVNRLCASGLEAVNQAARAIALGEIEMAVAGGVESMTRAPLVLPKPEMEYVRGNQTLWDTTLGWRMPNPNFPYPIESMGETAENVAEQYGISREAQDEFALASQQKAARAKAEGVFAEEILPVTVRDRKGETVVSEDEHPRPETTLEGLAKLKPAFRAGGTVTAGNSSGINDGAAALLLVSERKGRALGLRPLARWVASAAAGVNPRVMGIGPVYATRKVLEKTGLTVADIDWVELNEAFAAQSLACIQELGLDPARVNPNGGAIAIGHPLGCSGARLAGTLALQLRRTGARYGLATLCIGVGQGLATILERVEA, from the coding sequence ATGGCGGAGAACGTATGGCTGGTGGCGTATGTGCGCACCCCCATCGGGCGGCAGGGGGGCGCGCTCAAGCGGGTGCGGCCGGATGATCTGGCGGCGCACGTGATTCGCGGCGTGATCGAACGGGCAGGCGTCGACGCGGCCGAGGTGGAGGACGTGTTCATGGGCTGCGCCAACCAGGCGGGCGAGGACAACCGCAACGTGGCCCGGATGGGGCTTTTGTTGGCTGGACTGCCGGAGCACGTGCCGGGGGTGACGGTCAACCGGCTGTGCGCGTCGGGGCTGGAGGCGGTGAACCAGGCGGCGAGGGCCATCGCGCTCGGGGAGATCGAGATGGCGGTGGCAGGTGGCGTGGAGAGCATGACGCGGGCGCCGCTGGTGCTGCCGAAGCCCGAGATGGAGTACGTGCGCGGCAACCAGACCTTGTGGGACACGACGCTGGGGTGGCGGATGCCGAACCCGAACTTTCCGTATCCCATCGAGAGCATGGGCGAGACGGCCGAGAACGTCGCCGAGCAGTACGGCATCTCGCGTGAGGCCCAGGACGAGTTCGCGCTGGCCAGCCAGCAGAAAGCGGCGCGGGCGAAGGCGGAAGGGGTGTTCGCGGAGGAGATTCTGCCGGTGACGGTGCGGGACCGCAAGGGCGAGACGGTGGTCTCGGAGGACGAGCATCCGAGGCCGGAGACGACGCTGGAGGGGCTGGCGAAACTCAAGCCGGCTTTCCGCGCGGGCGGGACGGTGACGGCGGGCAACTCGTCGGGCATCAACGACGGAGCGGCCGCGTTGCTGTTGGTGTCGGAGCGCAAGGGGCGCGCTCTGGGGCTGCGGCCGCTGGCGCGCTGGGTGGCGTCGGCGGCGGCCGGGGTGAACCCGCGGGTCATGGGCATCGGACCGGTGTACGCGACGCGCAAGGTTTTGGAGAAGACGGGGCTGACGGTGGCGGACATCGACTGGGTGGAGCTGAATGAGGCGTTCGCGGCCCAGTCGCTGGCGTGCATCCAGGAACTCGGCCTCGATCCCGCGCGGGTCAACCCGAACGGCGGCGCCATCGCCATCGGCCACCCGCTCGGCTGTTCGGGTGCACGCTTGGCGGGGACGCTGGCGCTGCAGCTGCGGCGCACGGGCGCCCGCTACGGCCTGGCGACGCTGTGCATCGGCGTCGGCCAGGGGCTGGCGACGATTCTGGAGCGGGTGGAAGCGTAG
- a CDS encoding SDR family NAD(P)-dependent oxidoreductase, translated as MSEFPTFSLDGRLALVTGGTRGIGLAMARGLAHAGSDVVVLGRDPESGSIAVAEIERLGRRGVFVQADVTQEGQVVEAVERIEREVGPIDILINNAGKNIRKPLTEYGADDWDDVLGTNLRGIFLVGREVIRRMVGRGRGKVINIASIFGGVGMPYQTAYAASKGGIVQLTKVWATEYASRGINVNCLAPAYIRTPMTAGWLEDPDRLRDILSRTPAGRLGEPKDVMGAAVFLASDASDFVHGHVLYVDGGWLAQ; from the coding sequence ATGTCGGAGTTTCCAACGTTCTCTCTGGACGGCAGGCTGGCGCTGGTGACGGGCGGGACGCGTGGCATCGGGTTGGCGATGGCGCGCGGCCTGGCGCACGCCGGGAGCGATGTGGTGGTGCTGGGGCGCGATCCGGAGAGCGGATCGATAGCGGTCGCTGAGATTGAGCGTCTCGGTCGGCGGGGCGTGTTCGTGCAGGCGGATGTGACCCAGGAAGGCCAAGTGGTGGAGGCGGTCGAGCGGATCGAGCGTGAAGTCGGGCCGATTGACATCCTCATCAACAACGCGGGCAAGAACATCCGCAAGCCGCTCACCGAGTACGGAGCGGACGACTGGGACGATGTGCTCGGAACGAACCTGCGCGGCATCTTCCTCGTCGGGCGCGAGGTCATCCGGCGGATGGTCGGGCGCGGGCGCGGCAAGGTGATCAACATCGCGTCCATCTTCGGCGGAGTCGGCATGCCGTACCAGACCGCGTATGCAGCGTCCAAAGGCGGCATCGTGCAATTGACGAAGGTGTGGGCGACCGAGTACGCGAGCCGCGGGATCAACGTCAACTGCCTGGCGCCGGCGTACATCCGCACGCCGATGACGGCCGGCTGGCTGGAGGACCCGGACCGCCTGCGGGACATCCTGTCGCGCACGCCGGCGGGGCGGCTCGGCGAGCCAAAGGACGTGATGGGCGCGGCGGTATTCTTGGCATCGGACGCGTCGGATTTTGTCCACGGCCACGTGTTGTACGTCGACGGGGGGTGGCTGGCGCAATGA
- a CDS encoding zinc-binding dehydrogenase, producing the protein MADLTEGAFPEVVFDATGNARSMADTVQYAAHGGTLVYVGLVNGDVPLSDPEFHKRELTLLSSRNATREDFETVHGAVRDGFVDVSRYVTHHIAFDDVPEAFPAITRPEAGAIKALIEV; encoded by the coding sequence TTGGCGGACCTTACGGAAGGGGCCTTCCCGGAGGTGGTCTTCGACGCCACGGGCAATGCCCGATCCATGGCGGACACCGTACAATATGCCGCCCACGGCGGGACCCTGGTGTACGTGGGCCTGGTCAACGGCGACGTGCCGCTGTCCGATCCCGAGTTTCACAAGCGGGAGCTGACGCTCCTGAGCAGCCGCAACGCCACCCGGGAGGACTTCGAGACCGTGCACGGCGCCGTCCGGGACGGCTTCGTCGACGTGTCCCGGTACGTGACGCATCACATCGCCTTCGACGACGTGCCCGAGGCCTTTCCGGCCATCACCCGGCCGGAGGCGGGGGCCATCAAGGCGTTGATTGAGGTGTGA
- a CDS encoding 3-oxoacid CoA-transferase subunit B, whose product MDIKHRIAARAAQKLRDGDVVNLGVGIPTLVAEHLPPGVDVYLHTENGLLGVGPAPKPGEVDPDLINASKLPVTQTPGCSFFASDLSFAMIRGGHVDVAILGALQVDAQGRVANWSVPGATVLGVGGAMDLLVGAGRVIVTMSHTTRDGQPKIVQNASLPLTADRPVNLVITELAVFRVTEAGLVLTELMPGATLEVVRRQTAAEFKVQLA is encoded by the coding sequence ATGGACATCAAACATCGCATCGCCGCGCGGGCGGCCCAGAAGCTCCGCGATGGCGACGTGGTCAACCTCGGCGTGGGGATCCCGACGTTGGTGGCCGAGCACCTGCCGCCTGGAGTGGACGTGTATCTGCACACTGAGAACGGGCTGCTCGGTGTCGGACCGGCCCCGAAACCGGGCGAAGTGGATCCCGACCTGATCAACGCCAGCAAACTGCCCGTCACCCAGACCCCCGGCTGCAGCTTTTTCGCGAGCGACCTGTCCTTCGCGATGATCCGCGGCGGACACGTGGACGTGGCCATTCTCGGGGCTCTGCAGGTAGACGCCCAAGGGCGGGTGGCGAACTGGTCGGTGCCAGGCGCCACGGTGCTCGGCGTGGGCGGTGCGATGGACCTGTTGGTGGGGGCGGGCCGCGTGATCGTCACGATGAGCCACACCACCCGAGACGGGCAGCCGAAGATTGTGCAGAACGCCTCGCTGCCGCTGACCGCCGACCGCCCCGTGAATCTGGTGATCACGGAGTTGGCCGTGTTTCGGGTGACGGAGGCGGGGCTCGTGTTGACGGAGCTGATGCCGGGCGCCACGCTGGAGGTGGTGCGGCGCCAGACGGCAGCCGAGTTCAAGGTGCAGCTGGCCTGA